Proteins encoded within one genomic window of Desulfobaccales bacterium:
- a CDS encoding sigma 54-interacting transcriptional regulator — translation MNKSDRTRRQLLDELQELTSRMMEVEETLRAIRGGEVDGLVVSTVEGDRVFTLSGADHPYRVMVETMNEGAVTLASDGTILFCNQRFADIVQGSLEKVLGSSIYQYISSTDLQVFKALVERGLKGNSKVELALQTGGENYAPVLLSASPLQPTDMPGAVCMVVTDLTDQKRNEEMLAEEKLTTQILHQAAEIFVLCDHRGRIIRASQSTNRLFGRSPIFQAFDEAFDLLYPDGTPLVLLSAMSDKVLHAVEVTFKHGDNKFFSFLLSANSLITHKGFIGIVVVMVDVTERKKMEDALQKAHDELEQQVEERTVELVVAKEEAEKGKQKAETALSEINKLKDQLEEERAYLQEEIKLEYNHDKIIGQSDGLKYVLYKVEQIAGSDTTVLVLGETGTGKELIARAIHGLSLRKNRALVKVNCAALPSNLIESELFGHEKGAFTGSHSRRLGRFEVANGATLFLDEIGELPLELQSKLLRVLQDGEFERLGSSVTVKVDVRIIAATNRNLEEEVRNGHFREDLWYRLNIFPITMPSLRDRMDDIPLLVDFYVKKISKRMGRTIEIISASAMNALQNYHWPGNVRELENVLERAVINSSGPKLRLVDELKTPFKNLCTSQKTLESVERDYIVQTLEQTHWKVGGKNSAAEILGLDRSTLRARMRKLDIQKP, via the coding sequence ATGAACAAATCGGATAGAACACGCCGGCAACTTTTGGATGAGTTGCAGGAACTCACGTCGCGGATGATGGAAGTTGAGGAAACTCTGCGCGCTATCCGAGGCGGTGAGGTGGATGGTCTGGTTGTCTCAACGGTGGAAGGAGATCGGGTCTTTACACTATCGGGCGCCGATCATCCTTACAGGGTCATGGTCGAAACCATGAACGAAGGGGCCGTCACCCTGGCCTCCGACGGCACGATCCTTTTCTGTAACCAACGTTTTGCAGATATCGTCCAAGGGTCTCTGGAAAAAGTACTGGGATCTTCAATCTACCAATACATTTCATCAACAGACCTTCAAGTATTTAAGGCATTGGTTGAGCGGGGTTTAAAGGGTAACAGTAAGGTAGAATTGGCCTTACAGACCGGAGGTGAAAATTATGCACCTGTCTTACTTTCCGCAAGTCCCCTTCAGCCCACGGATATGCCCGGTGCCGTGTGCATGGTGGTGACCGACCTGACGGACCAAAAGCGCAATGAAGAGATGCTGGCAGAGGAAAAACTGACAACTCAAATCCTCCATCAAGCTGCGGAAATATTTGTTCTCTGCGACCACCGAGGCCGTATCATCCGTGCAAGTCAGTCGACCAATAGGCTCTTCGGTAGAAGCCCAATCTTCCAGGCGTTTGACGAGGCATTTGACCTCCTCTATCCCGACGGGACTCCCCTTGTCCTTCTATCTGCAATGAGTGACAAGGTCCTCCACGCGGTTGAGGTCACTTTCAAGCATGGGGATAACAAGTTTTTTTCCTTTCTATTGAGCGCAAACTCACTTATCACTCATAAAGGTTTCATCGGCATTGTTGTCGTAATGGTAGACGTCACCGAGCGCAAGAAGATGGAGGATGCGCTGCAAAAAGCCCATGACGAGCTCGAACAGCAGGTAGAGGAGCGCACGGTCGAACTTGTCGTCGCAAAAGAAGAGGCGGAAAAAGGAAAACAAAAAGCTGAAACCGCCCTTTCCGAAATAAATAAGTTAAAAGATCAATTGGAAGAGGAAAGAGCATATCTGCAAGAAGAGATTAAACTGGAATACAACCATGACAAAATTATCGGTCAAAGTGACGGGCTCAAATACGTGCTTTATAAAGTTGAACAAATTGCCGGCAGCGATACCACCGTATTGGTTCTTGGTGAGACAGGAACCGGCAAAGAGTTGATCGCCCGGGCCATTCACGGCTTGAGCTTGCGCAAAAATCGGGCTCTGGTAAAAGTAAATTGCGCCGCACTGCCCTCAAACCTGATCGAAAGCGAATTGTTCGGTCATGAGAAAGGTGCGTTCACCGGTTCTCATTCCAGACGTCTTGGGCGATTTGAGGTCGCAAACGGCGCTACCCTTTTTCTGGATGAAATCGGCGAATTGCCGCTGGAATTACAATCAAAGCTGCTCAGAGTGCTCCAGGATGGCGAGTTTGAACGGTTGGGCAGCTCCGTCACCGTCAAAGTCGATGTACGGATTATTGCCGCCACAAATCGTAATCTGGAAGAGGAAGTCCGCAATGGCCATTTCCGTGAAGATCTCTGGTACCGGTTAAATATTTTTCCGATTACCATGCCGTCGCTCCGGGATCGCATGGACGACATACCGCTTCTTGTGGATTTTTACGTCAAAAAGATTTCCAAGCGGATGGGCAGGACCATTGAAATCATTTCGGCGAGCGCAATGAATGCTTTACAAAATTATCACTGGCCTGGAAATGTCAGGGAGCTGGAAAACGTCCTTGAACGTGCGGTGATCAACTCGTCGGGTCCCAAGCTGCGCCTGGTTGATGAACTCAAGACGCCGTTCAAGAATTTATGTACAAGCCAAAAAACTTTGGAATCGGTTGAGCGCGACTATATTGTCCAGACACTTGAACAGACCCATTGGAAAGTCGGCGGAAAAAACAGTGCGGCTGAAATCCTTGGGCTTGACCGCAGCACCTTGCGCGCTCGTATGCGTAAACTTGACATCCAAAAACCCTAA
- a CDS encoding circadian clock KaiB family protein — translation MEMKRGKTSTEELEKAAAKRDRAKHVLQLYVTGMTPKSTQAIANVQKLCEKHLAGRYELKVIDIYQQPKLAKEEQIIATPTLIKKLPLPLRRLIGDMSDTERFLEGIGLKPKEFMSANQ, via the coding sequence ATGGAGATGAAAAGAGGGAAAACGAGCACTGAGGAATTAGAAAAAGCGGCAGCGAAGCGAGACCGGGCAAAGCACGTTCTTCAGCTGTATGTTACAGGGATGACCCCAAAGTCAACCCAGGCAATCGCCAATGTCCAGAAACTCTGTGAAAAACACCTGGCAGGCCGCTACGAACTCAAGGTGATAGACATCTACCAACAGCCCAAGCTGGCCAAGGAAGAGCAGATTATTGCCACCCCAACGCTCATCAAGAAACTCCCCCTGCCACTCCGGAGGCTCATCGGCGACATGTCGGATACGGAAAGGTTTCTTGAAGGCATCGGTCTGAAACCCAAAGAATTCATGAGTGCGAATCAATGA